From the genome of Syngnathus acus chromosome 24, fSynAcu1.2, whole genome shotgun sequence, one region includes:
- the rps6kc1 gene encoding ribosomal protein S6 kinase delta-1 isoform X1, with protein sequence MHVYGVASRLQAFGNVLIRMISQRDNGDFARFYTVTEPTKHSKGYTVYKVTARIISRNNTEDVQEITVWKRYSDFRKLHHNLWQLHKTVCSQSELFPPFAKAKVFGRFDDSVIEERRQCLEDLLQFSANIPALYSSQHIREFFKGGEVHDGSELIGPSEPFSQFLAGGLADCSSDVQRDRSCAEDFTITSEYGGMFLLSTHFPGPSGDRSDLNSLAVDTESLAELDDGVALGRTSPKQPHGGAASSSSSSSSSPRLPSLHRLRRPPSPASLASKPEVPRPGRASLFSKKEKLKADYLDKASQLICVAAQKEKDQDYRAAFSFYRSGVDLLLQGVQGEPSPTRREAVKKKTAEYLMRAEQISSRHLCANMGQAPSQTLVVGAQCCASTSRGSQHSLSDDLAAYRVVGVIDKVLLVMDKRTGEIFVMKGLRKSSDCGRAKKSITPRSVPHMVQLKKLIDSEDTVFLLLGHAEGGKLWSHIGKYLHTCNPDDSFDIPFIQKSHTAAVHSPQSAAPRPAEDSSLPLAACASDSAAQANKQVGEPAASPRKSGLFARLRQKVAAHPDSGATSEEECTNSYLTLCNEYEQEKVEPDALEVDDDNATSEREVSFDVASGTASASSRSRSLLGNDSPPLSLGCPEPGDPVGPPPSSDGLPSLEGSKRTPMEFFRIDSKDSASEVTCQDYGERAQQRAQQQAQQQAQQQAQQQAQQQAQQQVQQQVQLPPSSHEEHPVVENLQELALEVKRHSTQLRGLDYGDKDSNESVPVISFEEAAAEDEAHPPDLLVNLPVVSEPADSQREPSETSAPRPGLEAAASPQRSSKPDVLQLPEEEEGQQAKPDPGVASSSLLTCLWDDYSLTFGQKQPEEMPAEASNNDSLLDAGLGDKAIQGRAVADVQPPRAREKSPHGRAQPSAVTPDEVEFHQEVSRLFAELDELSLAASQARIPEAYVCRWAVELLTALDCLHREGIICRDLNPNNILLDRQGHVQLTYFCSWADVEESCDKEASANMYCAPEVGGTGEETAACDWWSLGAILFELLTSTSLLQCHPAGIGRHTALNIPESVSEEARSLLEQLLQYNPSQRLGAGVAGVDDIKAHPFFAKVDWSK encoded by the exons ATGCATGTGTACGGCGTCGCCAGCCGGCTTCAAGCTTTCGGCAATGTTCTTATCAGAATGATATCGCAGCGGGACAACGGGGATTTCGCTCGTTTTTATACCGTCACGGAGCCCACGAAACACTCGAAAGGCTACACAGTTTACAAAGTGACCGCGCGG ATCATTTCTAGGAATAACACCGAAGACGTCCAAGAG ATAACGGTGTGGAAAAGGTACAGCGACTTTCGGAAACTTCACCACAACCTCTGGCAGCTGCACAAGACTGTTTGCAGCCAATCGGAACTGTTTCCTCCCTTTGCCAAGGCCAAGGTCTTTG GTCGCTTTGATGACTCCGTGATTGAGGAGAGGAGACAGTGCTTGGAGGATCTGCTGCAGTTCTCTGCCAACATTCCCGCTCTGTACAGCAGCCAGCACATCCGCGAGTTCTTTAAG GGCGGCGAGGTCCACGACGGCTCGGAGCTCATCGGACCGTCCGAGCCTTTCTCCCAATTTCTGGCTGGCGGTTTGGCGGACTGCAGCTCGGATG TTCAACGAGACCGCAGCTGTGCCGAAGATTTCACAATCACGTCGGAGTATGGCG GTATGTTCCTTCTATCCACACATTTTCCAGGCCCGTCCGGTGACCGCAGCGACTTGAACTCCCTGGCCGTGGACACGGAGTCTCTGGCCGAGCTCGACGATGGCGTGGCCTTGGGCCGCACTTCCCCGAAGCAGCCGCACGGGGGCGCCGccagcagtagcagcagcagtagcagcagtcCTCGCTTGCCCTCCCTGCACCGTCTCCGCCGCCCCCCGTCGCCCGCTTCCCTGGCCTCGAAGCCGGAGGTCCCTCGGCCTGGCCGCGCGTCGCTGTTCTCCAAGAAGGAGAAGCTGAAGGCCGACTACCTGGACAAAGccagccagctgatctgcgTGGCTGCGCAGAAGGAGAAGGATCAGGACTACCGGGCGGCGTTCTCCTTCTACCGCAGTGGAGTGGACCTGCTGCTGCAAGGTGTTCAAG GTGAGCCCAGCCCCACGCGGCGAGAGGCAGTCAAGAAAAAGACGGCCGAGTACCTGATGCGAGCGGAGCAAATATCCAGTCGGCATCTTTGCGCCAACATGGGCCAGGCGCCTTCGCAGACGCTG GTGGTGGGGGCGCAGTGCTGCGCGTCCACCAGCAGAGGGAGCCAGCACAGTCTTTCCGATGATCTCGCCGCTTACCGGGTGGTGGGCGTCATCGATAAG GTTCTTTTGGTCATGGAcaagagaacaggagagataTTCGTCATGAAA GGTTTGAGGAAGAGCAGCGACTGCGGCCGGGCCAAGAAGAGCATCACGCCTCGCTCGGTGCCGCACATGGTGCAGCTCAAGAAACTCATCGACTCGGAGGACACCGTCTTCTTGCTGCTGGGCCACGCCGAGG GCGGAAAGCTGTGGTCCCACATTGGCAAGTACCTGCACACTTGCAACCCGGACGACAGCTTCGACATTCCTTTTATCCAGAAGAGCCATACGGCCGCCGTACACTCGCCGCAGTCGGCTGCGCCGCGCCCGGCTGAGGATTCGTCTTTGCCGCTCGCCGCGTGCGCTTCCGATTCTGCGGCGCAGGCAAACAAGCAAGTCGGCGAGCCGGCTGCCTCTCCTCGTAAAAGCGGCCTCTTTGCCAGGCTTCGCCAAAAAGTGGCGGCCCACCCAGACTCTGGCGCAACGTCCGAGGAGGAGTGCACCAATAGCTACCTAACGCTTTGCAACGAGTACGAGCAGGAGAAAGTGGAGCCGGACGCTCTGGAGGTGGACGACGACAACGCGACGAGCGAGCGGGAAGTGTCGTTTGACGTGGCCAGCGGGACGGCCAGCGCCTCCTCGCGCAGCCGCTCGTTGCTCGGCAACGACAGCCCGCCGTTGTCCCTCGGCTGTCCGGAGCCGGGCGACCCCGTAGGCCCACCGCCTTCCTCGGACGGGTTGCCGTCTCTGGAAGGGTCCAAACGCACGCCCATGGAGTTTTTCCGCATCGACAGCAAAGACAGCGCGAGCGAGGTGACCTGCCAAGACTACGGGGAGCGGGCCCAGCAGCGGGCCCAGCAGCAGGCCCAGCAGCAGGCCCAGCAGCAGGCCCAGCAGCAGGCCCAGCAGCAGGCCCAGCAACAGGTCCAGCAACAGGTCCAGCTGCCCCCCTCCTCCCATGAAGAGCACCCCGTGGTGGAGAACCTTCAAGAGCTGGCTCTGGAGGTCAAGCGCCACAGTACTCAGCTACGGGGCTTAGATTATGGCGATAAAGACTCCAACGAGTCAGTGCCGGTTATTTCTTTTGAAGAGGCGGCCGCGGAGGATGAGGCTCATCCGCCGGACCTCTTGGTCAATCTCCCCGTCGTGAGCGAGCCCGCCGACTCTCAACGAGAGCCATCGGAGACTTCGGCGCCGCGTCCGGGCCTGGAGGCGGCCGCCTCCCCTCAAAGGTCAAGCAAGCCGGATGTTTTACAACTCcccgaggaagaggaagggCAGCAGGCAAAACCTGACCCCGGTGTCGCGTCTTCATCCCTCTTGACCTGCCTCTGGGATGACTACAGCTTGACTTTTGGACAAAAGCAGCCAGAAGAAATGCCGGCTGAGGCCTCAAATAACGACTCTTTGCTCGACGCCGGCCTCGGTGACAAAGCGATACAGGGCCGTGCCGTCGCGGACGTCCAACCTCCTCGGGCCCGTGAGAAATCACCACATGGCCGCGCGCAGCCGTCGGCGGTTACGCCCGACGAAGTCGAGTTCCACCAAGAAGTATCGCGGCTGTTTGCCGAGCTGGACGAGTTGTCGCTGGCCGCGTCGCAGGCTCGAATTCCGGAGGCCTACGTCTGTCGCTGGGCCGTGGAGCTGCTGACGGCGTTGGATTGTCTGCACCGCGAGGGCATCATCTGCCGGGACCTCAATCCCAACAACATCCTCCTCGATCGGCaag gtCATGTTCAGCTGACTTACTTCTGCAGCTGGGCTGATGTGGAGGAGTCGTGCGACAAAGAGGCCAGCGCAAACATGTATTGCGCGCCAG